From a region of the Acidicapsa acidisoli genome:
- a CDS encoding TetR/AcrR family transcriptional regulator — MDEIAKQAGVGAGTLCRHFPTRDASIEGVYQVASSQPRINGQCAL; from the coding sequence CTGGACGAAATCGCGAAGCAGGCCGGCGTTGGAGCTGGTACTCTGTGTCGCCATTTCCCTACGCGGGATGCGTCTATCGAAGGTGTTTACCAAGTTGCCAGTTCTCAGCCAAGAATAAATGGGCAGTGCGCTCTGTGA
- a CDS encoding RNA polymerase sigma factor, with amino-acid sequence MSPNPEQLYSRRQHFVRLLSAIDNLAPNLRVVARARVLQERSVSETAELLDISEAAIKSRTLRARVRLASKLTPGAKSLNEVFDTSPIYSETALVHRAGLYVTINALDTPARFLKQIGASMNSFSTFIRKIVHA; translated from the coding sequence ATGTCGCCCAATCCTGAGCAACTTTATTCTAGACGTCAGCACTTCGTAAGACTTCTGAGCGCGATTGACAATCTGGCACCTAATCTGCGGGTGGTGGCACGCGCCCGAGTGTTACAGGAACGCTCTGTGTCTGAGACTGCTGAGCTTCTTGATATCTCTGAAGCCGCAATAAAATCTCGCACCCTCCGGGCGCGCGTACGACTTGCTAGCAAGCTCACGCCAGGCGCTAAGTCTCTCAATGAAGTGTTCGACACATCCCCAATATATAGTGAGACGGCTCTGGTACATCGCGCCGGTCTTTACGTCACGATCAATGCTTTGGATACACCAGCCCGATTCCTGAAGCAGATTGGGGCTTCGATGAATTCATTCAGCACGTTCATCCGGAAGATCGTGCACGCGTAA
- a CDS encoding PAS domain-containing protein: MDITRRKQAEETLRATKAALEFALESAKIGDWDLDLNSDTSCRSLRHDQCFVYNTPIPEAEWGIEVFSRHLHPKDRARVVDSLRKAAQELVDWGSEFRVIWPDGSLHWLKARGSIYRTSEGKATRMLGIVTDITDRKQAEETLRSSETLARRQVEALKGALDALAMESDPDRLVGHILRTLTEQFWAHSSSVWRRNEPSELVSFEFAFGARERAEVWNRINAKARFERAIDADMSTSAPICLDLDLVPGLRPAGQRSR, encoded by the coding sequence ATGGATATTACCAGGCGCAAGCAAGCGGAAGAAACTCTGCGTGCCACCAAGGCCGCGCTGGAGTTTGCACTGGAGTCGGCGAAAATTGGTGACTGGGATCTCGACTTGAACAGTGATACGTCATGCCGCTCACTGCGCCATGATCAATGTTTCGTGTACAACACGCCCATCCCGGAGGCAGAATGGGGCATTGAGGTATTCAGTCGGCACCTCCATCCGAAGGACCGTGCGCGTGTGGTTGACAGCTTACGCAAAGCGGCACAAGAGTTGGTGGACTGGGGTTCCGAGTTTCGAGTGATATGGCCAGATGGAAGCCTCCATTGGCTTAAGGCCCGCGGAAGCATCTATCGGACGAGCGAAGGAAAAGCCACTCGGATGCTCGGTATTGTGACGGATATAACGGACCGAAAGCAGGCGGAGGAAACCCTCAGATCCTCGGAGACACTGGCGCGGCGCCAGGTCGAAGCACTTAAGGGTGCGCTCGACGCATTGGCTATGGAGTCGGATCCAGACCGCTTGGTTGGGCATATTTTGCGCACTCTCACAGAGCAATTCTGGGCGCACAGCAGCAGCGTGTGGCGACGGAACGAACCCAGCGAATTGGTCAGTTTTGAATTTGCATTTGGAGCGAGGGAGAGGGCAGAGGTCTGGAACCGCATTAACGCCAAGGCACGATTCGAGAGAGCTATCGATGCTGATATGTCAACCAGTGCGCCGATCTGCTTGGACTTGGACCTGGTCCCTGGGTTGAGGCCAGCGGGCCAGCGCTCTCGTTGA